A single region of the Bacteroides luhongzhouii genome encodes:
- a CDS encoding SWIM zinc finger family protein, whose protein sequence is MIALDNFESCVPYRILVRGEEYYETGAVSELEEDSPGEWTATVEGTESYSVEISMDGKEIESWYCDCPYDGEICKHVVATLLAIRDNEKKVNRSAFSKMKVEVEEAVVIDETVDIQQLLSFVNPQELSQFINEYATMHPEFKTVLLNRFMAKELSATSKEKDYRVEIQKVFNDSYYNKKPRYHNRYDDFACDWETVFNRMDTFLEKADFFLNVGNIDTAIDIALQTLRSIGENYEDELLYNNDLYPYDYCEQAGDLLIKVIEHPKTTQKQKTAILQELGQLAKLSTYRDYDLYDIDELLMQINLSIQPAEKALELIDKLLEERKDTYDLYQIVLRKVNLLTELHEEQKAADTIRQYLYLTEIREMEVDKLIASCQYDEAIRLLNEGIEIAEKEEHIGTIEEWLKTKLRIYEMTHRTSDVIDTCRLLFVSGGDKLEYYRKLKTLVPKEEWKSFLDAMMEETHFSEYFSFGANDEAEIYVNERDNEHLFKLLSSTRYHQLEALMKYSYYLKDTHSEQLIAIYTSLLNDYAEQNVGRTRYELIAQALLCAKKLNGGQAAVKTLVAEFRIKYKRRPAMMEVLARF, encoded by the coding sequence ATGATTGCATTAGATAATTTTGAGAGCTGTGTGCCATATAGAATATTAGTGCGCGGAGAAGAGTATTATGAAACAGGGGCTGTTTCCGAATTGGAAGAAGATTCGCCCGGTGAATGGACTGCGACAGTAGAGGGTACGGAGAGTTATAGTGTAGAGATATCTATGGATGGAAAAGAAATAGAGTCTTGGTACTGTGACTGTCCGTATGATGGGGAGATTTGTAAACATGTAGTAGCCACCTTACTGGCAATTCGTGATAATGAGAAAAAGGTGAATCGCAGTGCCTTTTCCAAGATGAAAGTAGAGGTAGAGGAAGCCGTCGTTATAGATGAAACTGTGGACATACAACAATTGCTGTCATTCGTTAACCCACAAGAACTTTCACAATTTATAAATGAATATGCCACTATGCATCCTGAGTTTAAAACAGTCCTTTTGAATCGTTTTATGGCTAAAGAGTTGTCTGCAACATCAAAAGAAAAGGATTACAGAGTAGAGATTCAGAAAGTGTTTAATGACTCTTATTATAACAAAAAGCCTCGTTATCATAATCGTTATGATGATTTCGCCTGTGATTGGGAAACTGTTTTCAATCGGATGGACACTTTTTTGGAGAAAGCAGACTTCTTTTTGAATGTGGGAAACATAGATACTGCTATTGATATAGCTCTTCAAACTCTTCGTTCAATCGGTGAGAATTATGAGGATGAACTTTTGTATAATAATGATCTCTATCCTTATGATTATTGTGAGCAGGCAGGAGATTTGCTGATAAAAGTAATTGAGCACCCTAAGACCACCCAAAAGCAAAAGACAGCGATTCTTCAGGAACTAGGTCAGCTGGCTAAACTATCTACTTATCGTGATTATGACCTTTATGATATAGACGAATTGCTGATGCAAATAAATCTTTCCATTCAACCGGCAGAAAAAGCGTTGGAATTGATTGACAAACTCTTGGAAGAAAGAAAAGATACTTACGACTTATATCAAATCGTTCTTCGGAAAGTCAATCTGTTAACCGAACTGCATGAAGAGCAAAAAGCAGCTGATACGATTCGTCAATACCTTTATTTAACTGAAATTCGAGAAATGGAGGTGGATAAATTGATTGCCAGTTGTCAATATGATGAAGCTATCCGTTTGCTGAATGAAGGAATAGAGATTGCGGAAAAAGAAGAACATATCGGAACCATAGAGGAATGGTTGAAAACTAAATTGAGGATTTACGAGATGACTCATCGAACTTCCGATGTCATCGATACATGTCGTTTATTGTTTGTGTCAGGTGGGGATAAGTTAGAATATTATAGGAAACTTAAAACTCTTGTTCCGAAAGAAGAATGGAAGAGCTTTCTGGATGCAATGATGGAAGAGACTCATTTTAGTGAATATTTTTCTTTTGGCGCGAATGATGAGGCTGAAATTTATGTGAATGAAAGGGATAATGAGCATTTGTTCAAATTGCTATCATCAACCAGGTATCATCAACTGGAAGCATTGATGAAGTATTCTTATTATCTGAAAGACACTCATTCGGAGCAATTGATTGCTATATATACCTCTTTGTTGAATGATTACGCAGAACAAAATGTGGGGCGGACTCGTTATGAATTGATAGCACAAGCGTTGTTGTGTGCAAAGAAACTTAATGGGGGACAGGCGGCAGTGAAAACGTTGGTTGCAGAGTTCCGGATAAAATATAAACGTCGTCCGGCAATGATGGAAGTATTGGCGAGGTTTTAA